CTATCAGGCGACCGCCGCCCACCCCGGCGGTGTGGTCCTGCGCCGACACATCCAGACGCGGCTGCGCTCCGTGGTCTCGATCGAGGACGACGTGCTCGACCTCGACGCCGTGACCGACCCCTCGCAGGTGGCCGGCCAGGGAGCCCTCCTGGCGGCCCTGGCCCAGCACCGCACCGGCCGGATGGGCGACATCGTGGCGACGATCCAGGCGGAGCAGGACGCGATCATCCGCTCCGACTCGGCCGGCGTGCTCGTGGTTCAGGGCGGACCGGGCACCGGGAAGACCGCGGTCGCCCTGCACCGGGCGGCCTACCTGCTCTACGCCCACCGCGAGCGGCTCGAACGCTCCGGGGTGCTCGTGATCGGGCCGACGCCGGTGTTCCTGCGCTATATCGAACAGGTGCTGCCCGCCCTCGGGGAGACGGGGGTCGTCTCGATGACGATCGCCGGCCTGCTCCCGGACGTGACCGCCACGGGCACGGAGCCGGACGAGATCGCCACGATCAAGGGCCGGGGCGTGTGGGCCCGGATCCTGCCGCGCGCCGTGCGGGCCCGGCAGCGGGTGCTCTCGGAGCGGCCGCTGCGCGTGGCCCGGGAGACCCTCACCCTGCGCCCGGCCGACCTGCGCACCGCGCAGGCGAAGGCACGCCGCACCGGCAAGCCCCACAACGAGGCCCGGGTGACGTTCGTGCGGCACATGCTCACCGCGCTCGCGCAGCAGTACGCGCAGGCCCTCGGCGAGGAGGTGGGCGAGGCCGACTGGGCGGAGCTGACCGAGGAGGTGCGCTCCGCGCGGGACGTGCGGGTCGCACTCAACCTCGCCTGGATGCCGCTCACCCCCGCCTCCCTCCTGCGGGATCTGTACACGAAGCCGCACCGGCTGCTCGAGGCCGCCCCCGAACTCGGCGCGCGCACCCGGGCCCGGCTCGCCTGGCCGGCCGATCGCGTGCCCGGCCCGGGCGGCGAGTGGCCGAGTGGACCCCCGCGGACGTGCCGCTCCTCGACGAGCTGGCCGAGCTCCTCGGGGCCGACGACTCCCTCGACCGTGAACACTCGCGCCGGGAGGCCGCCCGGCGGGCGGAGGCGGTGGCCTATGCGCAGGAGATGCTCAGCGCCTCGGGCGCCGGCGGCGGCATGGTGAGCGCCGAGATGCTCGCCGACCGATTCGACGGGGGCGCCGCCGTGGGCTCCCTCGCCGACCGGGCCCGCGCAGACCGGCAATGGACCTACGGGCACGTCGTCATCGACGAGGCGCAGGAGCTGTCGGCGATGGCCTGGCGTGCCGTGCTGCGGCGCAATCCGTCCCGGTCGATGACCGTGGTCGGCGACGTGGCCCAGACCTCCACCGCCGCCGGTGCCCGCAGCTGGGGCGAGGCGCTCGACTCCCGCCTGCGCGACGGCTGGCGGCTCGAGACGCTGAGCGTCAACTACCGCACCCCGGCCTCGATCATGGCGGCGGCCCACGCGGTGGCCGCGGCGGCCGACCCCGCCCATCCCCCCGCCACGCTCACCTCCGCCCGAGACGTCGAGGGGGCGCTGCGTCGTCATCACGCCCTCGACGCCCCCGCCACCACGGCCGCGGTGGTCGCGGCGATCCCCGCGGACACCGGCGCGATCGCGGTCATCGCGCCCGCCACACTCGTGGCGGACGTGGCCCGGACGCTCGGTGTGAGTCTCGACGGCGACCTGCGCGACCCTGTGGTGGTGCTCACTCCCGGGCAGGCGAAGGGCCTCGAATTCGATCACGTCGTGCTGGTGGAGCCGGCCCGGATCCAGCGGGAGGGGCACGGGCCGGGCGACCTGTATGTGGCGATGACGCGGCCGACCCGGCACCTCGACGTCGTCCACAGCGAGGAGCTGCCGGCCGGGCTCGCCTGACCGGCGGGGCGCGAGCGGGCGCCGTCCACTGCGTGATATCCGTTTGGTCCGATCGGCGGGATGGGTCATGATAGACGACGTGGTCAAGGCACTCCTTCTCGAAAGCATCCATCCGTTCGCGCGGGAATCCCTCGAAAAGGCCGGGGTGGAGGTGACCACCGCCAAGGGGGCGCTCGACGAGGACGAGCTCATCTCGGCACTGTCCGGGGTGCAGCTCCTCGGTATCCGGTCGAAGACGCACCTGACGTCGCGCGTGATCGCCGAGTCGCCCGACCTGCTCGCGGTCGGCGCGTTCTGCATCGGCACGAACCAGATCGACCTGCAGGCCGCGGCCGAGGCCGGCGTCGCCGCGTTCAACGCCCCGTTCTCGAACACCCGCTCCGTGGTCGAGCTGGCGCTCTCGGAGATCATCGCGCTGACCCGCCGCCTGACCGAGAAGGACAAGGCGCTGCACGCCGGCGTCTGGGACAAGTCCGCCACGGGCTCGCACGAGGTGCGCGGGCGCACCCTGGGCATCGTGGGCTACGGCAACATCGGCACCCAGCTGTCCGTCGTGGCCGAGGCGCTCGGCATGCGCGTCATCTTCTACGACACGGCCGAGAAGCTCGCCCTGGGCAACGCCCGGCGGATGACCTCGCTGGAGGACCTGCTCGCCGAGGCGGACGTGGTCACGCTCCACGTCGACGGCCGCCCGGGCAATGCCGGGATGTTCGGCCCGCCGCAGTTCCGCGGGATGAAGGACGGCTCGATCTTCCTCAACCTCTCCCGCGGGTTCCTCGTGGACTACGCGTACCTGCGCGAGGAGATCCTCTCCGGCCGACTCGCGGGCGCGGCGGTCGACGTCTTCCCGACCGAGCCGAAGGTGCAGGGCGACGCGTTCGACTCGGAGCTGCGCGACCTGCCCAACGTCATCCTCACCCCGCACGTGGGCGGCTCGACCGAGGAGGCGCAGGCCGATATCGGCAAGTTCGTCTCGGCGAAGCTGCGCGACTACTTCACGCTGGGCACCACGAACCTCTCCGTCAACGTGCCGGCGCTCGTGCTCGAGACCCCGCGGGGGTCGAACGTGCGCGTGACGCACCTGCACCGCAACGTTCCCGGCGTGCTGGCCGGCATCAACCAGGTGCTCTCGACCGCGGGCGCGAACATCGAGTCCCAGGTGCTCGGGACCGTGGGCCACCTCGGCTACGCGGTGACCGACGTCTCCTCCCGGCTCGCGGCCGAGGCCGTGGCGGGCATGGAGCAGATCGACGGCACCATCCGGGTGCGCGTGCTCACCCCCGCCGGCGCCTGAGTCGCCCGGAGCGGACACACACAGCGGGGACGCCCGACCACCCGGGGGGTGGCCAGGCGTCCCCGCTGGTCTGCGGCAGGTGGCGCTCAGCCGGACTTGCGGCGGAACATCCGCCTCCCCTCGGCGCCGGTCACCTCCGAGCCGTGGATCGACCCGGTGTTGGAGCGGCCGTCGGCCCGCGCATGCTCGGTCTCCTTCTTCCGTTCGAGCGCTGCGCGCATCTTCGCCTTCGCGTCGGCGTATTCGTCCTGGTTCTCAGCCATCTGAGCCTCCTAGTGACCTGTCTGTACCGGGGTCCGGCTGACCCACTCCCCCCAGCTTGCCAAGGACGGTCGCGGCTGCCCAGCTTATTGACGGCGTGGCCCGCGTCGGCCCGGCCGCGCCCGGGTCGGCCGGGACCGGATCGGACCGGATCGGCCCGGATCACTCGGGGCCCACCCCCGATCGGTGCCGATAGGGTCGGGGCATGTACACCCCCGCAGCTGATCGATATGACCGGATGCCCATGCGTCGCGCCGGACGCAGCGGCTTGGACCTCCCAGCGATCTCGCTGGGCCTGTGGCAGAACTTCGGCGACAACACGCCGCTGCAGCGCCAGCGCGACATCATCCTGCACGCGATCGACCAGGGGATCACGCAGATCGACCTGGCGAACAACTACGGACCGCCGCCGGGGTCGGCCGAGCGCAACTTCGCCCGAGTGCTCCACTCGGACCTCGCCGGCCTGCGCGACCAGCTCGTCGTCACGACGAAGGCCGGGTACGACATGTGGCCCGGGCCCTACGGCCAATGGGGCTCCCGCAAGTACCTGCTCGCCTCGCTCGACGCCTCCCTCGACCGACTCGGCCTGCCGTACGTCGACATCTTCTACAGTCACCGATTCGATCCGAACACGCCGCTGCGGGAGACGATGGGGGCCCTCAAGACCGCGGTCGACTCGGGCCGGGCGCTGTACGCGGGGATCTCCTCGTACTCGGCGACCCGCACTCGCGAGGCCCTGGCCGTCTGTGCCGACATCGGCCTCGACCTGCTCGTGCACCAGCCGTCCTACTCGATGCTCAATCGCTGGATCGAGGAGCCCGACACCTCGGGCGAGAGCGTCCTCGACGTGCTCGGGTCGGCGGGCATGGGCTCGGTCGTGTTCTCCCCGCTGGCACAGGGACTGCTCACCGGAAAGTACCTGCACGGAGTCCCGGAGGGCTCTCGGGCCGCGCGGCACGGTTCGCTCCGCTCCGAGCATCTCAGCGAGCAGAATCTGACGGCGATCCGTTCACTCCACGAGGTGGCTCAGGCGCGCGGCCAGAGCCTGGCGCAGATGGCGATCGCCTGGGTGCTCCGCGACCCGCGCGTGACCACCGCCCTCGTGGGCGCCTCGAGCGTGGAGCAGCTGAGCGACACGCTCGGTGCGCTGGCGAACCTGGACTTCACGGCGGACGAACTCGAGCGCATCGACCGCTTCGCGCGCGACGGCGACATCAACATCTGGGCCCGCTCGAGCGACGCCTGAGGGCGTCACCGCCGCGCTGCGGCGAGAGCCGATCAGGGGGTCTCGGGCGCGGGCTCGTCTCGTTCTCGTCGCAGCGTGGAGATCGCGTCCTCGAAGTCCGTGAGGGAGCTGAAGCCCTGGTAGACGCTGGCGAAGCGCAGGTAGGCCACCTCGTCGAGATCCCGGAGCGGGCCGAGGATCGTCAGGCCGACCTCGTGCGCGTCGATCTCCGCGGCCCCCGTGCTGCGCACCGCCTCCTCCACCTGCTGGGCGAGCAGCGCGAACTGATCCTCGCTCACCGGGCGGCCCTGGCAGGCCTTCCGCACGCCGGCGATGACCTTGTCACGACTGAACGGCTCGACCGCGCCGGAGCGCTTCATCACCGACAGGCTCGTCGTCTCGAGCGTGGTGAAACGCCGACCGCAGTTGGGGCATTGACGCCTGCGCCGAATCGAGGAGCCGTCCTCGGCGGTTCGCGAATCGACGACTCGCGAGTCGGGGTGTCGACAGAATGGGCAATGCACCCGTGCACCATCCCTTCGAATCACATATCTGTAACTCCGGGAAACGCTACGGGTTCCACCCCGCCGGTGCAAGTGGAGTTCCGCCCCGCCGGTGCACGTCGGGCTCCGCCCCCGGTGCACGTCGGGCTCCGCCCCGCCGGTGCACGTGGCCGCGGTGGCATGCTCAGCCCGCCGCCACGGGGACGAGGAGGCTCTGGCCGCCGGTGAGGGCGGAACCGTCGAGGGAGTTGAGCGCGCGGATCTCCTCCATGAGCGGCCGCAGGTCCGCGCCCGGCTCGGCCACGGCGCCGGCGATCTGCCAGAGACTCTCGCCGGACTCGACCGTGACGACGTCGGTCGCCGCGGGCACGTCTCCGCCGGACTGCACGAGGCCACCCACGAGCGATCCGAGTCCGACCGCCAGGGCGAACCCGGCGCCGACCAGGACCCGCTGGCCGCGGACGGTCAGCTGGGAGAAGCTCCGCCGGCGCGCGGGGCTCGCCGCGACGGAGTGCGTGGCTACCGAGTGCGTGGCTACCGAGTGCGTGGCTGCCGCATGTGACAGCGACCGCGGCGCAGACGAGGGCACCCGCGCCGGAGCCCGCGTAAGCGTCGGCGTCGGCTCGATCCGGCCGACCGGCCGGTTGACGATGCGGCCGACGGGCCGGGAGACCACGAGCGAGAGCGCCTCTCCCACGTGCTGGTGGAGCCCGGTCCGAACGGCCGGGGCGGCCTCACGTCGAGGCTCGACGGGCGCCCGGGTCGGGAGCGGGGTGGTCACGGGTGCGGTCGCGGGGACGGTGGTGGAACGATGCGGGAGCGACCGGATCGGGAGCCGGGCGGCGACATCGCCCGCTCCGCTCCCGCGGCCGGGAGCACGGTCCTCGGCCCGCTCCGGCGATTCGCTCCATTCGGGCAGGAGCACCATGTGGGCCCGGCGGGAGCGGCGCGCGGGGTCGGTCGGGCGGGGTCCCCGCTGCGGGACTGCGGCGGGGAGTGGGCGGCCGGCACGGTGGGGCTTCGTTGAAGCTAGAACACTCATCGTCGTTCCTCTCGAACGTCCGTTCGTCGTACGCTTGTACGAAGATAACAGGAAGCCCGGCCGATGTCGACACGCGGTTCGAACATATGTTTGGCGAACCGGTGTCTGCGGCCGTAGGCTGATCAACATCACGACCAAGCTGAGCACCGACCACCGACATCCGATCGACCCGTTCGGATCTCCGGCGCCGGGAGGTTCGCGGCGTGGCCACGCCCCGGTCCCGGGCCCCCGGCCGGAACGGAACGAAGGAGAGTCCATGAGCCCCACCGCCGAGACCGGGCGCCCCGCCGCCGATCTGACCGAACGGCAGGCGCGGATCATGGCGTGCATCCGCGACTCCCTGAGCGAACGCGGCTACCCGCCCACGATGCGCGAGATCGGCGAGGCCGTGGGACTCGCCAGCCCGTCGTCCGTCAAGTATCAGCTCCAGGTGCTCGAGGAGAAGGGTCTCCTCCGACGCGACCCGATCGCGACCCGGGCGATCGAGCTCATCGATCCCGACGGTTCCGTCGGCACGGACGCGGCGGACGCCCCCTCGACCGAGGGCGCGCCGACCTTCGCCACGAACGAGGGCGCCGTGACGGTCGAGCCCTCCTTCGTGCCGGTCGTGGGACGAATCGCGGCGGGCGGGCCGATCCTGGCCGAGCAGGCCATCGACGACGTCTTCCCCCTGCCGAAGCAGCTCGTCGGCGACGGCGAACTCTTCCTTCTCAAGGTGGTGGGCGACTCGATGATCGAGGCCGCCATCTGCGAGGACGACTGGGTCGTGGTCCGGTCACAGTCCGTGGCCGAGAACGGCGAGATCGTCGCCGCCATGATCGACGGCGAGGCCACGGTCAAGACGCTGCGGCACGCGGACGACGGCCGCTGGCTCCACCCGGCGAACCCGAACTACTCCCCCATCGACGGCACCCACGCGGTCATCCTCGGGCGCGTCGTCGCGGTTCTGCGCGCACTCTAGCCGCCCGTTTCTTCGCGCCGGCCCCCCCGCTCCTGCTGGGGCGCGGGGACGAGGCTCAGGAGCCCTCGCGCAGCCGGGTGAGGGCGGCCCGCACGAGCGCAGGGTCGGTCGTGGGCCACAGCGGAGGCAGGGACGCCGCGAGGAAGCTGCCGTAGCGGGCGGTCGCGAGCCGCGGGTCCAGGACCGCCACGACGCCGCGGTCACCCACCCCCCGGATGAGCCGACCGGCCCCCTGGGCGAGCAGGAGGGCTGCGTGCGCGGCCGCCACCTGCATGAAGCCGTTGCCGCCGCGGGCCTTGACGGCGTCGGAACGCGCCGACATGACCGGGTCGTCCGGCCGCGGGAACGGGATGCGGTCCATGAGCACGAGTCGGCACGTGTCCCCCGGCACGTCGACCCCCTGCCACAGGGTGAGCGTGCCGAAGAGGCAACTGGCGTCGTCCTCGATGAATCGACGCACGAGCGAGCCGATGGAGTCCTCGCCCTGGACGAGGATCGGCACCTCGAGCCGTTCGCGCATGACCTCGGCCACGGCCTCGGCGGCCCGGCGCGAGGAGAACAGGCCGAGCGTGCGCCCGCCGGCCGCCGTGATCAGCTCGGCCACCTCGTCGAGGAGCTGGTCGCTCGGGCCCTCTCGCCCCGGTGGCGGCAGGTGCTTGGCCACGTAGACGATGCCCTGGGCGCGGTAGTCGAACGGCGAGGCGACCTCGATTCCCTCGTAGTCGCCGGCGAGGCCGATCATGGCGGCCACCGGCTCGAACCGCCCGCCGAGGGTGAGAGTGGCGGAGGTGCACACGACCGCCTTCTCCCCGAGCAGCTCCCCCGCGATCCGCCCCGCGACCTCGAGCGGGGCGACCATGATCCGGGGAGCCTCGCCGGCCTGTCGGGGCGCCTCGCACCAGACCACATCACGGTTCTCGGCGATCGAGTCCGACAGGAGTCGGTCGGTCACCTCGGCGAGTTCGACGAGGGCGGAGCGGGCCATGAGCGTGCCACCCTGGTCGCCCTTCCCCGCGCCGCGACTCTCCCGCAACGCGGTGAGCACCTCGCGGGTGCCGGCGTCGATCGCGCGGGCCGCCGCGTTCACCTCGATCGGCAGCCCGCGGGGCCATCGGCCCGGCTGCGCGTGGGCCAGCGCCTCCCGCAGGGCCGCGGCCCCCTCGTCGAGGGCGGTCGTCGCCAGGCCCGCGTGTCGGCGCGCGAGCCGGGCGACCCGCTCGACCGCCGCTCCGGAGAGCTCGACCGTCGCCTGGGAGGTGACCCGGGACGGCAGTTCGTGCGCCTCGTCGATGATGAGCACATCGTGCTCCGGCAGGGCGCGCGGGGAGCCCGAGGCCGCGACCCCGAGCATGGCGTGGTTCGTGATCACGACGTCGGCCTCCCGCGATCGCCTGCGCGCCGCCTCGGGGAAGCACTCGTCGAGGAGTGGGCACTTCTGACCGAGGCACTCGAGCGCGCTGATCGAGACCTGCCGCCAGGCCCGGTCGCTCACGCCCGCGGGCAGGTCGTCGCGATCCCCGGTCTCGCTCGTGGCGGCCCAGTCGCGCAGCCGGAGCACCTGGGCGGCGAGGCCGCTCCGCTCCCGGCCGCCCTCGCCCGGGTCCGACTCCCCGGCGGGCGGCGCATGGTCCTCCGCCCGCAGGCCCTCGCTCGAGAACAGCGCCTCCTCCTCATCGGGGTAGCCGCCGGCGAGCTTGTGCTTGCACAGGTAGTTGTGCCATCCCTTGAGGAGCGCCACCTCGGGTGCGCGGCCGGCCGCGGCGGTGACGACCGGCTCGAGCCGCGGGAGGTCGACCCCGACGATCTGTCGTTGGAGCGCCAGGGTCGCCGTGGACACGACGGCCCGCTCCCCGGTCCGGATCGTGTGCAGCAGCGTCGGCAGCAGGTAGGCGATGGACTTCCCGGTGCCGGTGCCCGCCTGTACGAGCAGCCGGCCGCCCCCGGCGACGGCGGCCGAGACCGCCCGGGCCATCTCGTGCTGGCCCTCCCGCCGGGATCCGGCCATCGCCGAGACGACGGAGTCGAGCACCTCGTCCACGTCTGCGCCACTCACCCGCCCATCCTCCCAGGTTCGCGGTCGGCGCGAACGTGCGTCCACGGATCGTCCCCGCCGGGGGCCCAAGAGCGTTAGGATGTCCTGTTAACGATGTCAATCGCTTGATTCCGGCCATCTCGCCACCTGGCTCCGGTCGGAGCACACCAGAAAGGATCGTCCGCCATGACGACTGCCGGGCCCTCCCACTCACGTCGACGGGGCACGTCGCGGCCCACGATGCACGATGTCGCTGCATTCGCGGGCGTGAGCCACAAGACGGTCTCCCGGGTAGTCAACGGTGATCCCTACGTCAGTGACGACATGCTAGCGCGCGTGACCGCCGCGATCGATGCCGTCGGGTATCGCCGCAACGAGTTCGCGCGCCAGCTGCGCCAGGGCTCCACGAACACGATCTCGTTCGTCATGGAGGACGTCTCCGACCCGTTCTACTCGGTGGTCACCCGTGCCGCGGAGGAGGTCGCCGCGGCACGCGAGGTCTTCCTCGTCGCGGCCTCCTCCGAGGGGGATCCCGCCCGCGCCGTCGGGCTCGTCAACACCTTCAACGGCCGCCAGGTCGAGGGACAGCTCCTCACCCCGACCGAGGGCATCGAGTCGGAGGGGTTGGCGACCGAGCTGCGCATGGGCGCCCCGCTCGTGTTCATCGACCGGCCGGTGCGCGGGCTCGAGGCCGACACGGTGCTCGCCGACAACGCGGGCGGCACCCGCCTGGCCACCGAGCACCTCCTCGCCCACGGCCACCGGCGGATCGCCTACCTCGGCGACAACCCGTCCCTGTACACCGCGCGGGAGCGCGCCTCCGGCTACCGCGCCGCCCTCGAGGCCGCAGGCGCCGGCGTCGACGAGCGCCTCATCCACCTCGGCACCCCGAACGTGGCGGAGGTCGACGCCGTGCTGGCCCGGTTGCTCGACCTCGATCCGGCTCCCACGGCGCTCATCACGGGCAACAACCGGCTCACCCATGCCGCGCTCCGCACGGGCCGGCGGATCCTGCAGCGACTCGCACTCGTCGGGTTCGACGACTTCGAGCTGGCCGACGTTCTCGACCCGCCCGTGACCGTCGTGGCGCAGGATGCGAGCGGGATGGGGCGCCGTGCGGCCGAGCTGCTCTTCGATCGGATCGCGGGCGACTCGCGGCCGCCGGAGAACGTCACGCTGCCCGTGCGTCTCATCGAACGGGGTTCGGGCGAACGCCCCCCGGCGAGCGTCTAGCCGCGTCGCCGGGGCGGCCCGCAGGCGTCAGGACGACGCCTGGGTCGCCTTCCGCAGATCGGTCGCCAGCGCCTCGTCGACCCGGGCGACGAGGTGGGTGCCCTCGGCGTCGTGCAGCTCGCTGAGCACCTCCCCGGTCGTGTACGCCCGGTGCACGAGGTCGCCCCGGTCGTAGGGCACGACGAGGTCGACCTCGATCCGCGGCCGCGGGAGGTCCGCGGCGATCCGCTCGCGCAGCTCCTCGATCCCGGCGCCCGTGGCCGCGGAGACGATGATCGCCCCGGGCTCGGCGGTGCGCAGTCGGGCCAGGGTCTCCGGTTCGGCGAGGTCGGCCTTGTTGAGCACCACGAGCTCCGGCAGGTCGGCGGTCCCGGGGATGTCGCGCAGCACGTCCCGGACGGAGACGATCTGGCCCTCCGGGTCCGGGTGCGCCGCGTCGACCACGTGCACGACGACGTCGGAGAGGCCGACCTCCTCGAGCGTCGATCGGAACGCCTCGACCAGTTCGGTGGGCAGGCTCCGCACGAAGCCGACGGTGTCGGCGAGCGTGTACTCGCGCCCGTCGGGAGTGCGCGAGCGGCGCACCGTCGGATCGAGGGTCGCGAACAGCGCGTTCTCCACGAGCACCCCGGCGCCGGTGAGGCGGTTGAGCAGGGAGGACTTTCCCGCGTTCGTGTAGCCGACGATCGCCGCCGAGGGCACGGCGCCCGCGCGCCGGTGCTGACGCTGGGTCTCCCGGGCCGGGGCCATCGCGGCGATCTCGTGGCGCAACTTGGACATCCGCGAGCGGATCCGTCGGCGATCGAGCTCGATCTTCGTCTCACCGGGGCCGCGGGAGCCGATCCCCTCGCCGCCGGCCGCGCGGCCGCCCGCCTGCCGCGACATCGATTCGCCCCAGCCGCGCAGCCGCGGCAGCAGGTACTCGAGCTGGGCGAGCTCGACCTGGGCCTTGCCCTCTCGGGACTTGGCGTGCTGGGCGAAGATGTCGAGGATGAGGGCGGTCCGGTCGATCACCTTGACCCGGACCACGTCCTCGAGCGCGCGCCGCTGGGAGGGAGCCAGCTCGGAGTCGACGATCACGGTGTCCGCCCCCGTCTCGCGCACGATGTCGGCGAGTTCCCGGGACTTGCCCGAGCCGAGATAGGTGGCCGGGTCCGGATGCGGGCGCCGCTGCAGCACCCCGCCCCGCACGGTCGAGCCCGCGGTCTCGGCGAGCGCGGCGAGCTCCCGGAGCGAGACCTCGGCGGCCTCGGTCCGGCCGGAGGTGTAGATCCCGGCGAGGACGACCCGCTCGAGCCGCAGCTGCCTGTTCTCGACCTCGGTGACGTCCTCGAGCTCGGTCGAGAGCCCGCCGATCCGGCGGAGGGCCGCGCGTTCCTCGACGTCGAACTGGTCGCCGTCGTAGTCGGTGTGCTCGGCCGCCCGCTCCTGCAGGGCCGTTCCGGACCGGGCGAGGATCCGGGCGACCAGATCCTCGGCGCGCTGGTGGTCGCTCACCGGTGCCGGGCTGCCGGAGTGGTCGGCACGGGCGGTGGTGCCACGGTCGTGACCAGGTGCGGGCATATCATCCTTCGAGTGGGGTGGAGTGGTGTTCTCCACTCTCGCACGCTCCAGGTCGCGGGCCAAGGTGATTTCGCTGCGAGCGCGCGCCCGCG
The window above is part of the Pseudactinotalea sp. HY158 genome. Proteins encoded here:
- a CDS encoding LacI family DNA-binding transcriptional regulator; this translates as MHDVAAFAGVSHKTVSRVVNGDPYVSDDMLARVTAAIDAVGYRRNEFARQLRQGSTNTISFVMEDVSDPFYSVVTRAAEEVAAAREVFLVAASSEGDPARAVGLVNTFNGRQVEGQLLTPTEGIESEGLATELRMGAPLVFIDRPVRGLEADTVLADNAGGTRLATEHLLAHGHRRIAYLGDNPSLYTARERASGYRAALEAAGAGVDERLIHLGTPNVAEVDAVLARLLDLDPAPTALITGNNRLTHAALRTGRRILQRLALVGFDDFELADVLDPPVTVVAQDASGMGRRAAELLFDRIAGDSRPPENVTLPVRLIERGSGERPPASV
- the serA gene encoding phosphoglycerate dehydrogenase gives rise to the protein MIDDVVKALLLESIHPFARESLEKAGVEVTTAKGALDEDELISALSGVQLLGIRSKTHLTSRVIAESPDLLAVGAFCIGTNQIDLQAAAEAGVAAFNAPFSNTRSVVELALSEIIALTRRLTEKDKALHAGVWDKSATGSHEVRGRTLGIVGYGNIGTQLSVVAEALGMRVIFYDTAEKLALGNARRMTSLEDLLAEADVVTLHVDGRPGNAGMFGPPQFRGMKDGSIFLNLSRGFLVDYAYLREEILSGRLAGAAVDVFPTEPKVQGDAFDSELRDLPNVILTPHVGGSTEEAQADIGKFVSAKLRDYFTLGTTNLSVNVPALVLETPRGSNVRVTHLHRNVPGVLAGINQVLSTAGANIESQVLGTVGHLGYAVTDVSSRLAAEAVAGMEQIDGTIRVRVLTPAGA
- the mgrA gene encoding L-glyceraldehyde 3-phosphate reductase, whose protein sequence is MYTPAADRYDRMPMRRAGRSGLDLPAISLGLWQNFGDNTPLQRQRDIILHAIDQGITQIDLANNYGPPPGSAERNFARVLHSDLAGLRDQLVVTTKAGYDMWPGPYGQWGSRKYLLASLDASLDRLGLPYVDIFYSHRFDPNTPLRETMGALKTAVDSGRALYAGISSYSATRTREALAVCADIGLDLLVHQPSYSMLNRWIEEPDTSGESVLDVLGSAGMGSVVFSPLAQGLLTGKYLHGVPEGSRAARHGSLRSEHLSEQNLTAIRSLHEVAQARGQSLAQMAIAWVLRDPRVTTALVGASSVEQLSDTLGALANLDFTADELERIDRFARDGDINIWARSSDA
- the lexA gene encoding transcriptional repressor LexA, with protein sequence MSPTAETGRPAADLTERQARIMACIRDSLSERGYPPTMREIGEAVGLASPSSVKYQLQVLEEKGLLRRDPIATRAIELIDPDGSVGTDAADAPSTEGAPTFATNEGAVTVEPSFVPVVGRIAAGGPILAEQAIDDVFPLPKQLVGDGELFLLKVVGDSMIEAAICEDDWVVVRSQSVAENGEIVAAMIDGEATVKTLRHADDGRWLHPANPNYSPIDGTHAVILGRVVAVLRAL
- the hflX gene encoding GTPase HflX, with the translated sequence MPAPGHDRGTTARADHSGSPAPVSDHQRAEDLVARILARSGTALQERAAEHTDYDGDQFDVEERAALRRIGGLSTELEDVTEVENRQLRLERVVLAGIYTSGRTEAAEVSLRELAALAETAGSTVRGGVLQRRPHPDPATYLGSGKSRELADIVRETGADTVIVDSELAPSQRRALEDVVRVKVIDRTALILDIFAQHAKSREGKAQVELAQLEYLLPRLRGWGESMSRQAGGRAAGGEGIGSRGPGETKIELDRRRIRSRMSKLRHEIAAMAPARETQRQHRRAGAVPSAAIVGYTNAGKSSLLNRLTGAGVLVENALFATLDPTVRRSRTPDGREYTLADTVGFVRSLPTELVEAFRSTLEEVGLSDVVVHVVDAAHPDPEGQIVSVRDVLRDIPGTADLPELVVLNKADLAEPETLARLRTAEPGAIIVSAATGAGIEELRERIAADLPRPRIEVDLVVPYDRGDLVHRAYTTGEVLSELHDAEGTHLVARVDEALATDLRKATQASS
- the nrdR gene encoding transcriptional regulator NrdR, producing MHCPFCRHPDSRVVDSRTAEDGSSIRRRRQCPNCGRRFTTLETTSLSVMKRSGAVEPFSRDKVIAGVRKACQGRPVSEDQFALLAQQVEEAVRSTGAAEIDAHEVGLTILGPLRDLDEVAYLRFASVYQGFSSLTDFEDAISTLRRERDEPAPETP
- a CDS encoding ATP-dependent DNA helicase codes for the protein MSGADVDEVLDSVVSAMAGSRREGQHEMARAVSAAVAGGGRLLVQAGTGTGKSIAYLLPTLLHTIRTGERAVVSTATLALQRQIVGVDLPRLEPVVTAAAGRAPEVALLKGWHNYLCKHKLAGGYPDEEEALFSSEGLRAEDHAPPAGESDPGEGGRERSGLAAQVLRLRDWAATSETGDRDDLPAGVSDRAWRQVSISALECLGQKCPLLDECFPEAARRRSREADVVITNHAMLGVAASGSPRALPEHDVLIIDEAHELPSRVTSQATVELSGAAVERVARLARRHAGLATTALDEGAAALREALAHAQPGRWPRGLPIEVNAAARAIDAGTREVLTALRESRGAGKGDQGGTLMARSALVELAEVTDRLLSDSIAENRDVVWCEAPRQAGEAPRIMVAPLEVAGRIAGELLGEKAVVCTSATLTLGGRFEPVAAMIGLAGDYEGIEVASPFDYRAQGIVYVAKHLPPPGREGPSDQLLDEVAELITAAGGRTLGLFSSRRAAEAVAEVMRERLEVPILVQGEDSIGSLVRRFIEDDASCLFGTLTLWQGVDVPGDTCRLVLMDRIPFPRPDDPVMSARSDAVKARGGNGFMQVAAAHAALLLAQGAGRLIRGVGDRGVVAVLDPRLATARYGSFLAASLPPLWPTTDPALVRAALTRLREGS
- a CDS encoding DUF5302 domain-containing protein — its product is MAENQDEYADAKAKMRAALERKKETEHARADGRSNTGSIHGSEVTGAEGRRMFRRKSG
- a CDS encoding LysM peptidoglycan-binding domain-containing protein is translated as MTTPLPTRAPVEPRREAAPAVRTGLHQHVGEALSLVVSRPVGRIVNRPVGRIEPTPTLTRAPARVPSSAPRSLSHAAATHSVATHSVATHSVAASPARRRSFSQLTVRGQRVLVGAGFALAVGLGSLVGGLVQSGGDVPAATDVVTVESGESLWQIAGAVAEPGADLRPLMEEIRALNSLDGSALTGGQSLLVPVAAG